The Euwallacea similis isolate ESF13 chromosome 18, ESF131.1, whole genome shotgun sequence genome contains a region encoding:
- the LOC136414953 gene encoding fibulin-1-like isoform X2, with amino-acid sequence MNKLVLTLCIWVVLCEGFSLKTRQLCCNLGTNYATNNKECKVFQPPIADVSIDDEEVCLNVINFCCKKQLRSMQCDSGKEDAKTSTCIKQEGERRDCCEACLFGIEAKKSGDACVDTVGLGPAYSDVFTTCCEEIILPQVTTTSTTVQPVVISTPNTFMSSILPGNNEDIYPGLSEENVCETGEYCAQLCEPSGKSFRCNCFPGYELMKDGVSCRPIKRAKGSRCEKNNPCDQDCIDTGTAIECSCRKGYELQADKKSCKDIDECALGIHECTTNEICENDDGTYFCFTTNLDGEEDANRCPAGQRFNAETSVCDDIDECLSPENRCNKESQLCVNTKGNYTCVEKSARKTCPPGFKTNNETFHCEDIDECEGSLLVCKNGEKCVNEEGGYRCIESKQNEGFILNTNVEPVTPPTCPEGLQYNPDQNTCDDVNECQLRMDNCSPMHRCDNTVGSFYCTRVVSCGTGYTLNSAKDLCEDDDECALGTHNCGGLGSNYACKNQMGTYRCEQIRPLLFPSFDTSSTTRTTKTTTTTTTTTPVPSITLNTTSTSVVPFTPTLKPIPITNIWGDPFYPSNRRPWWVYTTPKPISRAPEVPVSNPISPYIPYPAVYNKPPSSTTTSLPIINGMLKKCLPGYQMDANGHCEDIDECKSNPCPRGSKCLNFNGRFQCSTPLHCKIGYEMNETGDQCVDVDECTRGSHNCNKSQICKNGQGYYTCECPPGHHLNRQTQVCEDVDECKFYRPCGNYAECTNTVGSFQCSCQSGFKLNQNYCDDINECEEIQGLCEHNCINVWGSHRCGCQPGFVLAADNRTCTDINECEKFSDRKLCIGNCVNVPGSYTCECPRGYKLGTDRRVCIDIDECQHNVCPPEDACVNTRGGYKCYPISCSAGYIKDSNHKARCRRLACPRDVQCLSKPDQYSYQFMALVSKLPLPQGGIPLYKIKGPDRMAARAEFSMKFLDIICPRREGCVDETFVKKMVHSQNNFMELVLVKSITGPQEVKLEVQMQLFQGDNNYIGNVIVYIIIVISEYTF; translated from the exons ATGAATAAGTTGGTTTTGACTTTGTGCATATGGGTTGTGTTATGCGAAG GTTTCAGTCTGAAAACTCGCCAACTCTGCTGCAACTTGGGCACCAATTATGCGACAAATAATAAGGAATGTAAAGTGTTCCAGCCTCCTATTGCTGACGTTAGCATAGACGACGAAGAAGTATGTCTTAATGTAATTAACTTTTGTTGCAAGAAACAATTACG GTCTATGCAATGCGATTCTGGTAAGGAGGATGCGAAAACCAGCACTTGCATAAAACAAGAAGGAGAAAGAAGA GATTGTTGCGAAGCCTGCTTGTTTGGAATTGAGGCCAAAAAGTCAGGGGATGCTTGCGTAGATACTGTAGGCTTAGGTCCGGCCTATTCAGACGTCTTCACAACATGCTGCGAGGAAATAATTTTACCTCAAGTGACTACCACTAGTACCACAGTTCAACCTGTTGTTATTAGCACTCCAAATACCTTTATGAGCAGCATCCTTCCAGGAAATAACGAGGATATATATCCAG GTCTTTCCGAAGAAAATGTATGTGAAACTGGCGAATATTGCGCCCAACTGTGTGAGCCTTCAGGAAAATCCTTCAGGTGCAATTGCTTCCCTGGTTATGAGCTCATGAAAGATGGTGTGTCCTGCAGACCTATTAAAAGGGCCAAAGGAAGCAG GTGTGAGAAAAACAATCCTTGTGATCAAGACTGCATTGATACTGGTACTGCTATCGAGTGTTCGTGCAGGAAAGGATATGAGCTACAAGCGGACAAAAAATCTTGCAAAG ATATTGATGAATGCGCCTTGGGTATCCACGAATGCACCACCAATGAAATCTGTGAGAATGACGATGGTACGTACTTCTGTTTCACCACAAATCTGGATGGAGAGGAAGACGCTAATCGATGTCCTGCCGGGCAAAGATTCAATGCGGAGACTTCAGTTTGTGATG aCATAGACGAGTGCCTCTCTCCAGAAAATAGATGCAACAAAGAATCCCAACTTTGCGTCAACACTAAAGGAAACTATACTTGCGTAGAGAAGTCTGCAAGAAAGACTTGTCCTCCAGGGTTTAAAACTAACAACGAAACTTTTCATTGCGAAG ATATCGACGAATGTGAAGGCAGCTTGCTAGTATGCAAAAATGGTGAGAAATGCGTTAATGAGGAAGGAGGCTACCGGTGTATTGAATCTAAGCAAAATGAAGGATTTATTCTTAATACCAATGTAGAACCAGTCACGCCACCGACATGTCCTGAAGGCTTACAGTATAATCCTGATCAGAATACTTGTGATG ATGTGAATGAATGTCAGCTGAGAATGGACAACTGCTCTCCAATGCATCGCTGTGATAACACTGTGGGGTCCTTCTACTGTACTAGAGTGGTTTCATGTGGAACTG GTTACACCCTGAATTCTGCTAAAGACCTTTGTGAAGACGACGACGAATGTGCATTGGGCACCCACAACTGCGGAGGTTTGGGATCAAACTATGCTTGCAAGAACCAAATGGGTACCTATAGGTGTGAGCAAATCAGGCCATTGCTCTTCCCTTCTTTTGACACGTCCAGTACCACGAGAACTACCAAAACCACCACTACTACCACAACTACAACACCTGTACCCTCTATTACGTTAAACACAACTAGCACATCCGTGGTTCCATTCACACCCACGTTGAAACCCATCCCAATCACCAATATTTGGGGGGACCCATTTTATCCTAGCAACAGACGCCCCTGGTGGGTGTATACCACTCCAAAACCTATCAGCAGGGCTCCTGAAGTTCCAGTTTCCAACCCGATAAGTCCTTACATTCCATATCCTGCTGTTTACAATAAGCCTCCGAGTAGCACCACTACAAGCCTTCCGATTATCAATGGGATGCTGAAGAAATGCCTTCCTGGGTATCAGATGGATGCCAATGGGCATTGTGAAG ATATTGATGAATGCAAAAGTAATCCTTGTCCCAGAGGGTCCAAATGTCTAAATTTCAATGGTAGATTCCAATGCAGTACTCCTTTGCATTGCAAAATTGGCTACGAAATGAATGAAACTGGGGATCAATGTGTTG ATGTGGATGAGTGTACCAGAGGCAGCCACAATTGCAATAAGAgccaaatttgtaaaaatggtCAAGGCTACTATACTTGTGAGTGCCCTCCAGGTCACCACCTGAATAGGCAGACCCAAGTTTGTGAGGATGTGGATGAGTGCAAGTTCTACAGG CCTTGCGGGAATTACGCTGAATGCACAAACACTGTGGGATCTTTCCAATGCTCCTGCCAATCAGGTTTTAAGCTGAATCAAAACTACTGTGATGATATAAATGAATGTGAAGAGATTCAGGGGTTATGCGAGCACAATTGTATTAACGTTTGGGGTTCTCATAGGTGTGGGTGTCAACCTGGGTTTGTCTTGGCTGCTGACAACAG GACTTGTACTGACATAAACGAGTGCGAGAAGTTCTCGGATCGCAAACTTTGCATAGGAAATTGCGTTAACGTACCTGGCAGTTACACCTGTGAATGTCCAAGAGGGTACAAATTGGGGACGGATAGAAGAGTATGCATAG ACATCGATGAATGCCAGCACAACGTGTGTCCTCCAGAGGATGCCTGTGTTAACACTAGAGGAGGCTACAAATGCTACCCCATCTCGTGCTCCGCTGGTTACATCAAAGACTCCAATCACAAGGC CCGCTGCCGGAGGCTGGCTTGCCCCAGAGACGTTCAATGCTTATCCAAGCCTGACCAATATTCTTACCAATTTATGGCTCTGGTATCCAAGCTCCCTCTCCCTCAAGGGGGCATCCCTCTATACAAAATCAAAGGTCCTGATAGGATGGCTGCACGCGCTGAGTTTTCAATGAAATTCTTGGACATAATTTGTCCTCGCAGGGAGGGCTGTGTGGACGAGACTTTCGTTAAGAAGATGGTGCATTCTCAGAACAACTTCATGGAGTTGGTTCTAGTTAAGAGCATAACCGGACCTCAGGAGGTGAAGTTGGAGGTGCAGATGCAACTGTTTCAAGGggataataattatattgGGAATGTTATTGtctatattattattgtaatttctgAATATACGTTTTGA
- the LOC136414953 gene encoding fibulin-2-like isoform X1 codes for MNKLVLTLCIWVVLCEGFSLKTRQLCCNLGTNYATNNKECKVFQPPIADVSIDDEEVCLNVINFCCKKQLRSMQCDSGKEDAKTSTCIKQEGERRDCCEACLFGIEAKKSGDACVDTVGLGPAYSDVFTTCCEEIILPQVTTTSTTVQPVVISTPNTFMSSILPGNNEDIYPGLSEENVCETGEYCAQLCEPSGKSFRCNCFPGYELMKDGVSCRPIKRAKGSRCEKNNPCDQDCIDTGTAIECSCRKGYELQADKKSCKDIDECALGIHECTTNEICENDDGTYFCFTTNLDGEEDANRCPAGQRFNAETSVCDDIDECELPLICPSPMICKNTIGSFMCEGPNCPPGFQYKTSIEACTDIDECLSPENRCNKESQLCVNTKGNYTCVEKSARKTCPPGFKTNNETFHCEDIDECEGSLLVCKNGEKCVNEEGGYRCIESKQNEGFILNTNVEPVTPPTCPEGLQYNPDQNTCDDVNECQLRMDNCSPMHRCDNTVGSFYCTRVVSCGTGYTLNSAKDLCEDDDECALGTHNCGGLGSNYACKNQMGTYRCEQIRPLLFPSFDTSSTTRTTKTTTTTTTTTPVPSITLNTTSTSVVPFTPTLKPIPITNIWGDPFYPSNRRPWWVYTTPKPISRAPEVPVSNPISPYIPYPAVYNKPPSSTTTSLPIINGMLKKCLPGYQMDANGHCEDIDECKSNPCPRGSKCLNFNGRFQCSTPLHCKIGYEMNETGDQCVDVDECTRGSHNCNKSQICKNGQGYYTCECPPGHHLNRQTQVCEDVDECKFYRPCGNYAECTNTVGSFQCSCQSGFKLNQNYCDDINECEEIQGLCEHNCINVWGSHRCGCQPGFVLAADNRTCTDINECEKFSDRKLCIGNCVNVPGSYTCECPRGYKLGTDRRVCIDIDECQHNVCPPEDACVNTRGGYKCYPISCSAGYIKDSNHKARCRRLACPRDVQCLSKPDQYSYQFMALVSKLPLPQGGIPLYKIKGPDRMAARAEFSMKFLDIICPRREGCVDETFVKKMVHSQNNFMELVLVKSITGPQEVKLEVQMQLFQGDNNYIGNVIVYIIIVISEYTF; via the exons ATGAATAAGTTGGTTTTGACTTTGTGCATATGGGTTGTGTTATGCGAAG GTTTCAGTCTGAAAACTCGCCAACTCTGCTGCAACTTGGGCACCAATTATGCGACAAATAATAAGGAATGTAAAGTGTTCCAGCCTCCTATTGCTGACGTTAGCATAGACGACGAAGAAGTATGTCTTAATGTAATTAACTTTTGTTGCAAGAAACAATTACG GTCTATGCAATGCGATTCTGGTAAGGAGGATGCGAAAACCAGCACTTGCATAAAACAAGAAGGAGAAAGAAGA GATTGTTGCGAAGCCTGCTTGTTTGGAATTGAGGCCAAAAAGTCAGGGGATGCTTGCGTAGATACTGTAGGCTTAGGTCCGGCCTATTCAGACGTCTTCACAACATGCTGCGAGGAAATAATTTTACCTCAAGTGACTACCACTAGTACCACAGTTCAACCTGTTGTTATTAGCACTCCAAATACCTTTATGAGCAGCATCCTTCCAGGAAATAACGAGGATATATATCCAG GTCTTTCCGAAGAAAATGTATGTGAAACTGGCGAATATTGCGCCCAACTGTGTGAGCCTTCAGGAAAATCCTTCAGGTGCAATTGCTTCCCTGGTTATGAGCTCATGAAAGATGGTGTGTCCTGCAGACCTATTAAAAGGGCCAAAGGAAGCAG GTGTGAGAAAAACAATCCTTGTGATCAAGACTGCATTGATACTGGTACTGCTATCGAGTGTTCGTGCAGGAAAGGATATGAGCTACAAGCGGACAAAAAATCTTGCAAAG ATATTGATGAATGCGCCTTGGGTATCCACGAATGCACCACCAATGAAATCTGTGAGAATGACGATGGTACGTACTTCTGTTTCACCACAAATCTGGATGGAGAGGAAGACGCTAATCGATGTCCTGCCGGGCAAAGATTCAATGCGGAGACTTCAGTTTGTGATG ACATAGACGAATGCGAGCTGCCCCTGATATGCCCCTCACCGATGATATGCAAGAACACCATCGGCTCTTTCATGTGCGAGGGACCCAACTGTCCTCCAGGCTTCCAATACAAAACATCCATTGAGGCTTGCACAG aCATAGACGAGTGCCTCTCTCCAGAAAATAGATGCAACAAAGAATCCCAACTTTGCGTCAACACTAAAGGAAACTATACTTGCGTAGAGAAGTCTGCAAGAAAGACTTGTCCTCCAGGGTTTAAAACTAACAACGAAACTTTTCATTGCGAAG ATATCGACGAATGTGAAGGCAGCTTGCTAGTATGCAAAAATGGTGAGAAATGCGTTAATGAGGAAGGAGGCTACCGGTGTATTGAATCTAAGCAAAATGAAGGATTTATTCTTAATACCAATGTAGAACCAGTCACGCCACCGACATGTCCTGAAGGCTTACAGTATAATCCTGATCAGAATACTTGTGATG ATGTGAATGAATGTCAGCTGAGAATGGACAACTGCTCTCCAATGCATCGCTGTGATAACACTGTGGGGTCCTTCTACTGTACTAGAGTGGTTTCATGTGGAACTG GTTACACCCTGAATTCTGCTAAAGACCTTTGTGAAGACGACGACGAATGTGCATTGGGCACCCACAACTGCGGAGGTTTGGGATCAAACTATGCTTGCAAGAACCAAATGGGTACCTATAGGTGTGAGCAAATCAGGCCATTGCTCTTCCCTTCTTTTGACACGTCCAGTACCACGAGAACTACCAAAACCACCACTACTACCACAACTACAACACCTGTACCCTCTATTACGTTAAACACAACTAGCACATCCGTGGTTCCATTCACACCCACGTTGAAACCCATCCCAATCACCAATATTTGGGGGGACCCATTTTATCCTAGCAACAGACGCCCCTGGTGGGTGTATACCACTCCAAAACCTATCAGCAGGGCTCCTGAAGTTCCAGTTTCCAACCCGATAAGTCCTTACATTCCATATCCTGCTGTTTACAATAAGCCTCCGAGTAGCACCACTACAAGCCTTCCGATTATCAATGGGATGCTGAAGAAATGCCTTCCTGGGTATCAGATGGATGCCAATGGGCATTGTGAAG ATATTGATGAATGCAAAAGTAATCCTTGTCCCAGAGGGTCCAAATGTCTAAATTTCAATGGTAGATTCCAATGCAGTACTCCTTTGCATTGCAAAATTGGCTACGAAATGAATGAAACTGGGGATCAATGTGTTG ATGTGGATGAGTGTACCAGAGGCAGCCACAATTGCAATAAGAgccaaatttgtaaaaatggtCAAGGCTACTATACTTGTGAGTGCCCTCCAGGTCACCACCTGAATAGGCAGACCCAAGTTTGTGAGGATGTGGATGAGTGCAAGTTCTACAGG CCTTGCGGGAATTACGCTGAATGCACAAACACTGTGGGATCTTTCCAATGCTCCTGCCAATCAGGTTTTAAGCTGAATCAAAACTACTGTGATGATATAAATGAATGTGAAGAGATTCAGGGGTTATGCGAGCACAATTGTATTAACGTTTGGGGTTCTCATAGGTGTGGGTGTCAACCTGGGTTTGTCTTGGCTGCTGACAACAG GACTTGTACTGACATAAACGAGTGCGAGAAGTTCTCGGATCGCAAACTTTGCATAGGAAATTGCGTTAACGTACCTGGCAGTTACACCTGTGAATGTCCAAGAGGGTACAAATTGGGGACGGATAGAAGAGTATGCATAG ACATCGATGAATGCCAGCACAACGTGTGTCCTCCAGAGGATGCCTGTGTTAACACTAGAGGAGGCTACAAATGCTACCCCATCTCGTGCTCCGCTGGTTACATCAAAGACTCCAATCACAAGGC CCGCTGCCGGAGGCTGGCTTGCCCCAGAGACGTTCAATGCTTATCCAAGCCTGACCAATATTCTTACCAATTTATGGCTCTGGTATCCAAGCTCCCTCTCCCTCAAGGGGGCATCCCTCTATACAAAATCAAAGGTCCTGATAGGATGGCTGCACGCGCTGAGTTTTCAATGAAATTCTTGGACATAATTTGTCCTCGCAGGGAGGGCTGTGTGGACGAGACTTTCGTTAAGAAGATGGTGCATTCTCAGAACAACTTCATGGAGTTGGTTCTAGTTAAGAGCATAACCGGACCTCAGGAGGTGAAGTTGGAGGTGCAGATGCAACTGTTTCAAGGggataataattatattgGGAATGTTATTGtctatattattattgtaatttctgAATATACGTTTTGA
- the CRMP gene encoding dihydropyrimidinase isoform X2 has product MSTPVKKVPIHLQSSQNRLVIRHGQIVNEDGIIDEDVYIEDGIIKQIGKNLIIPGGTRTIDARGKYILPGGIDPHTHFEFDFMGAKSVDDFYQGTKAAVAGGTTMIIDFAFPKPGESILDCFYNYREKADDAVCCDYALHICLPQWSEEVKRDMEKLCKEHGINSFKMFMAYGFMLNDAELYSAFDHCQKLGAVAQVHAENGSIIVKNVEKLIAKGIVGPEGHELSRPEEVEAEAVNRACVIAKQVNVPIYVVRVSSESSANQIANWQSAGQRIFGEVEASSIGIVGNSRDAKLVVSPPLSSNPDTSSQLLQLLSSDVLQTVGSDNCTFNKAQKELGKNDFTKIPNGVNGVEDRMSVVWEKGVHAGIIDLCRFVAITSSNAAKIFNLYPRKGYIGIGSDADIVIWNGNATRTISAKTHHQAVDFNIFEGMVVHGVPEFVIVNGRVIVDDGQLKAIQGFGRFIDTPVFPPFVYDPSKVDELKPQKNHHQERELENIREIEKLHLEEKVCPTPTLPDGNIGTPSCKGGRPEGQRNIQDSTFSISEDLDVERKSCIRVRNPPGGKSTGFW; this is encoded by the exons ATGAGCACTCCTGTGAAGAAAGTTCCCATTCATTTACAG AGTTCCCAAAACAGATTAGTTATCAGGCACGGTCAAATAGTGAATGAAGACGGAATCATCGATGAAGACGTGTATATTGAAGATGGGATTATTAAACAAATCGGAAAGAATCTCATTATTCCCGGGGGTACTAGAACCATAGATGCCCGGGGAAAGTACATTTTGCCCGGAGGAATTGATCCTCATACTCATTTCGAATTCGATTTTATGGGTGCCAAATCTGTAGATGATTTTTATCAGGGAACCAAGGCAGCCGTAGCGGGCGGAACCACAATGATTa TTGACTTCGCCTTCCCCAAGCCCGGGGAGTCCATCTTAGACTGCTTTTACAATTACCGAGAAAAGGCTGACGATGCAGTCTGTTGTGACTACGCATTGCACATTTGTCTACCTCAATGGTCCGAAGAAGTCAAAAGAGACATGGAAAAGCTGTGCAAGGAACATG GGATCAACTCGTTCAAAATGTTCATGGCATACGGCTTTATGCTGAACGACGCAGAACTCTACAGTGCATTCGATCACTGCCAAAAATTAGGCGCAGTTGCGCAAGTCCATGCAGAAAACGGCTCAATCATAGtcaaaaatgtagaaaaactAATAGCTAAGGGCATAGTAGGTCCTGAGGGCCACGAACTTTCCAGGCCCGAAGAAGTGGAGGCCGAAGCCGTCAATCGAGCATGTGTGATTGCCAAACAG GTGAATGTCCCCATCTATGTGGTGAGAGTATCATCGGAATCATCTGCCAATCAAATCGCCAATTGGCAATCGGCGGGTCAAAGGATATTCGGTGAGGTTGAGGCCTCTTCGATCGGAATCGTAGGCAATTCGCGAGATGCCAAGTTGGTCGTATCTCCGCCTTTAAGCTCTAACCCCGATACTTCTAGTCAGCTTTTGCAGTTGTTGTCATC ggACGTCCTCCAGACGGTAGGAAGCGACAACTGTACGTTCAACAAAGCACAAAAAGAGCTAGGGAAAAACGATTTTACAAAAATCCCGAACGGCGTCAATGGAGTCGAAGACAGAATGTCTGTTGTATGGGAAAAGGGAGTGCACGCAGGCATTATCGATCTCTGCCGTTTTGTAGCCATCACGAGTTCAAATGCagctaaaattttcaatttatatccTAGGAAGGGTTACATTGGAATTGGATCAGATGCAGATATTGTTATCTGGAACGGAAATGCTACGAGGACGATCTCAGCCAAGACTCATCATCAGGCTGTggatttcaatatttttgag GGAATGGTAGTACACGGCGTTCCAGAATTTGTAATCGTCAATGGAAGAGTGATCGTAGACGACGGACAATTGAAGGCCATCCAAGGTTTCGGGAGATTCATTGACACCCCAGTGTTCCCACCATTTGTGTATGATCCTTCCAAGGTGGATGAACTGAAGCCGCAAAAGAATCACCACCAGGAAAGGGAGTTGGAAAATATTAGGGAAATTGAGAAG CTTCACCTGGAAGAGAAAGTTTGCCCAACTCCCACTCTACCTGATGGCAATATAGGCACGCCTTCATGTAAAGGAGGCCGGCCAGAGGGTCAAAGGAATATACAGGATTCCACATTTTCAATCAGCG AGGATCTGGATGTGGAACGAAAGTCTTGTATCCGAGTGCGAAATCCCCCTGGTGGCAAATCCACCGGCTTTTGGTAA
- the CRMP gene encoding dihydropyrimidinase isoform X1: protein MSTPVKKVPIHLQSSQNRLVIRHGQIVNEDGIIDEDVYIEDGIIKQIGKNLIIPGGTRTIDARGKYILPGGIDPHTHFEFDFMGAKSVDDFYQGTKAAVAGGTTMIIDFAFPKPGESILDCFYNYREKADDAVCCDYALHICLPQWSEEVKRDMEKLCKEHGINSFKMFMAYGFMLNDAELYSAFDHCQKLGAVAQVHAENGSIIVKNVEKLIAKGIVGPEGHELSRPEEVEAEAVNRACVIAKQVDCPLYVVHVMSKQASETLSLARSNGTQVYGEALAAGLSKDGSHCKHHSFEYSAGHVLSPPLRSDPTTPLALMNYLAQDVLQTVGSDNCTFNKAQKELGKNDFTKIPNGVNGVEDRMSVVWEKGVHAGIIDLCRFVAITSSNAAKIFNLYPRKGYIGIGSDADIVIWNGNATRTISAKTHHQAVDFNIFEGMVVHGVPEFVIVNGRVIVDDGQLKAIQGFGRFIDTPVFPPFVYDPSKVDELKPQKNHHQERELENIREIEKLHLEEKVCPTPTLPDGNIGTPSCKGGRPEGQRNIQDSTFSISEDLDVERKSCIRVRNPPGGKSTGFW from the exons ATGAGCACTCCTGTGAAGAAAGTTCCCATTCATTTACAG AGTTCCCAAAACAGATTAGTTATCAGGCACGGTCAAATAGTGAATGAAGACGGAATCATCGATGAAGACGTGTATATTGAAGATGGGATTATTAAACAAATCGGAAAGAATCTCATTATTCCCGGGGGTACTAGAACCATAGATGCCCGGGGAAAGTACATTTTGCCCGGAGGAATTGATCCTCATACTCATTTCGAATTCGATTTTATGGGTGCCAAATCTGTAGATGATTTTTATCAGGGAACCAAGGCAGCCGTAGCGGGCGGAACCACAATGATTa TTGACTTCGCCTTCCCCAAGCCCGGGGAGTCCATCTTAGACTGCTTTTACAATTACCGAGAAAAGGCTGACGATGCAGTCTGTTGTGACTACGCATTGCACATTTGTCTACCTCAATGGTCCGAAGAAGTCAAAAGAGACATGGAAAAGCTGTGCAAGGAACATG GGATCAACTCGTTCAAAATGTTCATGGCATACGGCTTTATGCTGAACGACGCAGAACTCTACAGTGCATTCGATCACTGCCAAAAATTAGGCGCAGTTGCGCAAGTCCATGCAGAAAACGGCTCAATCATAGtcaaaaatgtagaaaaactAATAGCTAAGGGCATAGTAGGTCCTGAGGGCCACGAACTTTCCAGGCCCGAAGAAGTGGAGGCCGAAGCCGTCAATCGAGCATGTGTGATTGCCAAACAG GTAGATTGCCCGCTATATGTGGTTCACGTGATGAGTAAGCAAGCCTCAGAGACATTATCGTTGGCACGTTCAAATGGCACGCAGGTGTACGGTGAAGCCTTGGCAGCCGGCCTTTCTAAGGACGGCAGTCATTGTAAGCACCACAGTTTCGAGTACTCTGCCGGTCACGTTCTTAGTCCACCCCTTAGGTCTGATCCTACCACACCGCTTGccttaatgaattatttagcACA ggACGTCCTCCAGACGGTAGGAAGCGACAACTGTACGTTCAACAAAGCACAAAAAGAGCTAGGGAAAAACGATTTTACAAAAATCCCGAACGGCGTCAATGGAGTCGAAGACAGAATGTCTGTTGTATGGGAAAAGGGAGTGCACGCAGGCATTATCGATCTCTGCCGTTTTGTAGCCATCACGAGTTCAAATGCagctaaaattttcaatttatatccTAGGAAGGGTTACATTGGAATTGGATCAGATGCAGATATTGTTATCTGGAACGGAAATGCTACGAGGACGATCTCAGCCAAGACTCATCATCAGGCTGTggatttcaatatttttgag GGAATGGTAGTACACGGCGTTCCAGAATTTGTAATCGTCAATGGAAGAGTGATCGTAGACGACGGACAATTGAAGGCCATCCAAGGTTTCGGGAGATTCATTGACACCCCAGTGTTCCCACCATTTGTGTATGATCCTTCCAAGGTGGATGAACTGAAGCCGCAAAAGAATCACCACCAGGAAAGGGAGTTGGAAAATATTAGGGAAATTGAGAAG CTTCACCTGGAAGAGAAAGTTTGCCCAACTCCCACTCTACCTGATGGCAATATAGGCACGCCTTCATGTAAAGGAGGCCGGCCAGAGGGTCAAAGGAATATACAGGATTCCACATTTTCAATCAGCG AGGATCTGGATGTGGAACGAAAGTCTTGTATCCGAGTGCGAAATCCCCCTGGTGGCAAATCCACCGGCTTTTGGTAA